A genomic segment from Candidatus Leptovillus gracilis encodes:
- a CDS encoding ABC transporter ATP-binding protein, with the protein MAEILIENVTKRFDDFVAVDNVSLTVEDQEFVVLLGPSGCGKTTLLRAIAGLGMADEGRISIGGHDVTYLPPRERHISMVFQSYAIFPHMKVYDNIAFGLKMNKLEKKEIERRVGRAAELLHIEEMLDRYPNKMSGGQRQRVAVARAIAMEGQILLMDEPLSNLDALLRLEMRAELKKLLREIGATTIYVTHDQIEALSMGDRIAVMKDGIIQQFDHPNTVYDLPVNLFVGSFIGNPPMNFMAGQVQRHNGQVQVSIDDFHLTPEAAMQAELTRWDGRRIILGIRAENMETLAEPAADSLPVEVLVVEPLGSQNLLTVEIGQDTVKVATHPTFQVTPGETVYLRFPADKIRWVDPESGRVLYG; encoded by the coding sequence ATGGCAGAGATATTAATTGAGAACGTAACCAAACGCTTTGATGACTTTGTGGCTGTTGATAACGTCTCCCTGACGGTGGAAGACCAGGAGTTTGTGGTGCTGTTGGGGCCGTCCGGCTGTGGCAAAACGACGCTGCTGCGAGCGATTGCCGGGCTGGGCATGGCCGATGAAGGGCGCATCAGCATTGGCGGCCATGATGTGACTTACCTGCCCCCACGCGAACGGCATATTTCCATGGTTTTCCAGAGCTATGCCATCTTTCCGCACATGAAGGTGTATGACAACATCGCCTTTGGCCTGAAGATGAACAAACTGGAAAAAAAGGAAATCGAACGGCGGGTGGGGCGCGCAGCCGAACTGCTGCACATCGAGGAAATGCTGGACCGCTACCCGAATAAGATGAGCGGCGGGCAGCGGCAACGCGTGGCCGTGGCTCGGGCCATCGCCATGGAAGGCCAAATCTTGCTGATGGATGAGCCGTTGAGTAACCTGGATGCGCTGCTGCGCCTGGAGATGCGCGCCGAACTCAAGAAGTTGCTGCGCGAAATTGGGGCGACGACGATTTACGTTACCCACGATCAGATTGAGGCATTGAGCATGGGCGATCGTATTGCGGTGATGAAGGATGGCATCATCCAGCAGTTCGACCATCCCAATACGGTATATGATTTGCCCGTCAACTTGTTTGTGGGCAGTTTCATCGGCAACCCGCCGATGAATTTTATGGCGGGACAGGTACAGCGGCACAATGGGCAGGTGCAGGTGAGCATCGACGATTTCCACTTAACGCCGGAAGCGGCGATGCAGGCAGAGTTAACGCGGTGGGACGGCCGTCGTATCATTCTGGGCATCCGCGCCGAAAATATGGAAACGCTGGCCGAACCAGCGGCCGATTCCCTACCGGTAGAGGTGTTAGTTGTAGAACCGCTTGGTTCGCAAAATTTGCTGACGGTAGAGATTGGCCAGGACACGGTGAAAGTAGCCACCCACCCCACGTTCCAGGTCACACCGGGGGAAACGGTCTATTTACGCTTCCCGGCGGATAAGATTCGCTGGGTAGACCCGGAGAGTGGACGGGTGTTGTATGGGTGA
- a CDS encoding carbohydrate ABC transporter permease — translation MSEQSGVTAVQASAEVQAIHRRMIRRQKLNRGLTYVVAILISLWVLVPIYFIASMALTTREEVRAFPKGVLPFIPFSTETMRFFLNSSGIMSGIINSIIVAVITLVLSTIIAAPAGYAISRYIFPGRDSFRLSILAVRAFPVVILAIPLAVVFINLGIFDSVYSLALMHTALTLPTTILIIGSVFASIPYELEEAAQVFGCTPFQAFRQVVLPLVLPGIAAAAIFTFVMSWNEVFAASVLTIQNRTLPAQVLNSLGQSSEPYKFAGGFFMLLPSVIFIFFIRRYLFNMWGQVTK, via the coding sequence ATGAGTGAACAGTCAGGAGTAACGGCCGTGCAAGCCAGCGCCGAAGTCCAGGCCATCCACCGGCGCATGATACGTCGCCAAAAGCTGAACCGGGGGCTGACCTATGTGGTGGCTATCCTCATCTCCCTCTGGGTGTTGGTCCCCATTTACTTTATTGCTTCGATGGCCCTGACCACCCGCGAAGAGGTGCGCGCCTTTCCCAAAGGCGTCCTGCCCTTCATCCCCTTCTCCACCGAGACGATGCGCTTCTTTTTGAATTCCAGCGGTATCATGTCTGGCATCATCAACAGCATCATTGTAGCCGTTATTACCCTGGTCCTCTCAACCATTATCGCGGCTCCGGCCGGTTACGCCATCTCCCGCTACATCTTCCCCGGACGTGACTCCTTCCGCCTTTCGATTTTGGCGGTGCGCGCCTTTCCGGTGGTGATATTAGCCATCCCCCTGGCCGTCGTTTTCATCAACCTGGGCATCTTCGACAGCGTCTACAGTCTGGCCCTGATGCACACGGCGTTGACGCTGCCCACCACCATCCTGATCATCGGCAGCGTCTTCGCCAGTATCCCGTATGAATTGGAAGAAGCGGCGCAGGTGTTCGGCTGCACCCCTTTCCAGGCGTTCCGCCAGGTTGTGCTGCCCCTGGTGCTGCCCGGCATCGCCGCGGCGGCCATTTTCACTTTCGTCATGTCCTGGAACGAGGTCTTCGCCGCCAGTGTGCTGACCATCCAAAACCGCACCCTGCCCGCCCAAGTCCTCAACTCCCTGGGGCAGTCGTCGGAACCGTACAAATTTGCCGGGGGCTTCTTCATGCTCCTGCCATCGGTGATTTTCATCTTTTTTATTCGCCGCTATCTGTTCAACATGTGGGGGCAGGTGACGAAATAG
- a CDS encoding SH3 domain-containing protein: MTEGNIKRKRRINWIPYLLILPSIIYLMLFFAWPMVQALRLAVWEQNALLTLREEADQDSPVIARLPQGSQVEVLDRQGNFIPPELLADRRTLLIELWFQISGEDEAGRMMTGWSPETRVRIRSEAADGTPLTGSIRTRIGAAADPLTSLYSEPNDNSEVLGQLAAQTAVTIIDQVTLEVWYLVQAEQDGELAAGWAPSRYIQVFGEGERGRIDRGDSGQFTTKYIERMVTDRFFKPAIATTILLMLIIIPIQFALAVIMALVVQARLKGNTMFLYIFAIPLAVSDLAVGILWFSIFTQIGYLNTILMGLGLISSPITFLSANTLPWIIVAICLAEVWRATALVMVIVVSGLQAISDEVLEAAEVFGATLWQRVRHVILPMLRPSLQVALILRTILALQVFAVVVALSGGDVVTVLANETYRQYNDLRNPNVAAAYASFILLLSMVSAIIYLRMLRTQEEAME; the protein is encoded by the coding sequence GTGACAGAAGGAAACATTAAACGGAAACGGCGGATTAACTGGATTCCTTACCTGCTCATCCTGCCTTCAATTATCTACCTCATGCTCTTTTTTGCCTGGCCGATGGTGCAGGCGCTGCGTCTGGCGGTTTGGGAGCAGAATGCGCTGCTGACGCTGCGTGAGGAGGCAGACCAGGACAGCCCGGTGATTGCCCGTTTACCCCAAGGCAGCCAGGTGGAGGTACTAGACCGCCAGGGCAACTTCATCCCGCCGGAACTGCTGGCGGATAGGCGAACGCTGCTTATCGAACTCTGGTTCCAGATCAGCGGCGAGGATGAGGCGGGGCGTATGATGACAGGCTGGTCCCCGGAAACCCGAGTCCGCATACGAAGTGAGGCAGCGGACGGCACGCCGTTGACCGGCTCTATCCGCACCCGTATTGGCGCGGCGGCCGACCCGCTGACCAGTTTGTACAGTGAACCGAATGACAACAGCGAAGTGTTGGGGCAATTAGCGGCGCAAACGGCCGTTACCATCATAGACCAGGTAACACTGGAAGTGTGGTATCTCGTCCAGGCGGAGCAGGATGGTGAACTGGCCGCCGGTTGGGCCCCTTCTCGCTATATCCAGGTCTTTGGCGAGGGCGAGCGCGGGCGCATTGATCGGGGAGACAGCGGTCAGTTTACTACCAAATACATCGAGCGCATGGTCACCGACCGCTTTTTCAAACCGGCCATAGCGACCACCATTCTACTGATGCTGATCATCATCCCCATCCAGTTTGCCCTAGCAGTGATTATGGCTCTGGTGGTGCAGGCGCGGCTGAAGGGCAATACCATGTTCCTTTACATTTTCGCCATTCCCCTGGCCGTCTCCGACCTGGCTGTCGGCATTCTCTGGTTCTCGATTTTCACCCAAATTGGCTATCTGAATACGATTTTAATGGGGCTGGGGCTGATCAGTTCTCCGATAACCTTCCTATCGGCTAATACACTCCCCTGGATTATTGTGGCCATTTGCCTGGCGGAGGTGTGGCGAGCCACGGCGCTGGTGATGGTGATCGTCGTCTCCGGCTTGCAGGCGATTTCTGACGAGGTGTTGGAGGCGGCCGAGGTATTTGGGGCGACGTTGTGGCAGCGGGTGCGCCACGTCATCTTGCCCATGCTGCGCCCCAGCTTGCAGGTAGCCTTGATTCTACGCACGATTTTGGCGCTGCAAGTGTTCGCCGTGGTCGTGGCCCTCAGCGGCGGTGACGTGGTGACAGTGTTGGCTAATGAAACCTACCGGCAGTATAACGATTTGCGTAATCCGAACGTGGCGGCAGCTTATGCCAGCTTTATCTTGCTGCTTTCGATGGTGAGCGCCATTATTTATTTGCGGATGCTGCGCACCCAAGAGGAGGCGATGGAATGA
- a CDS encoding extracellular solute-binding protein produces MSRYLKLLALLLSAVLLIVACGGGDTPAAPTPAPAPVEEAPAPVEEAPAPAEPVAVGDAVFFSTQFVPVEEQETFRRILAEGGFDVTGSEEGPLIDLVLAGSQAGQGTIDVIGALHGTYPPLARADAMRNLIDLAEDLSDSRDFAPAFLETGLLGTDDFLNYIPWMQATYIMAAHNDALPYLPAGADLDNLTWEQFAEWCQNILDETSEPRCGLPHAGLFNRFLQGYMWPSFTGGMVGNFRSNEAIAMMEWARDSLWPTIHPQSINYSFMQEALLSGEVWVAFDHTARLIDAFNADPDNFIAFAAPAGPAGRGFMPVVVGLGIPADAPNPAAGEAVIEFLTRPDVQEAVLKELGFFPVVGGVDFSDLPAGVAIEAAAVTAQANAPDALPALLPVGLGERGGEINQIYRNAFDRIVLNGEEITAVLDEEGNNLATLMNETGAPCWAPDAVSDGPCPVAPLGEATAAPAAPLMVEQSPAVFFSTQFVPVEEQEIFRSILADGGFDVTGSEEGPLLDLVLAGSQAGSGTIDVAGALHGTFPPLASADAMSNLIDLAEDLQADRDIVPAFLETGLLGSDDFLYYVPWMQATYIMAAHNDALAYLPAGADLNALTWEQFGEWCQNLLAETGEPRCGLPHAGLFNRFLQGYMWPSFTGGMVSTFQSDEAAAMLEWARDSLWPAVHPQSINYAFMQEPLLAGEVWVAFDHTARLINAFNAEPDTFVAFPAPAGPAGRGFMPVVVGLGIPADAPDPEAGAAVIEYLTRPVVQERILKELGFFPVVGGVDFSDLPAGVALEAGAVTAQANAPDALPALLPVGLGERGGEINQIFRNAFDRVVLNGEDIATVLAEEGANLQALMDDTGAACWAPDPPSDGPCQVQ; encoded by the coding sequence ATGTCTCGTTATCTCAAATTACTCGCGCTCTTACTGAGCGCCGTCCTGCTCATCGTCGCCTGTGGCGGCGGTGACACCCCGGCTGCGCCAACTCCAGCGCCAGCCCCGGTCGAAGAAGCCCCGGCCCCCGTCGAAGAAGCGCCAGCTCCAGCCGAACCCGTCGCTGTTGGCGACGCGGTCTTCTTCTCCACCCAATTTGTGCCTGTCGAAGAGCAAGAAACCTTCCGCCGCATCTTGGCCGAAGGCGGCTTCGACGTGACAGGCTCCGAAGAAGGCCCCCTGATTGACCTGGTGCTGGCCGGAAGCCAGGCTGGGCAGGGCACAATAGACGTGATCGGCGCGCTGCATGGCACCTATCCACCTCTGGCCCGCGCCGACGCCATGCGCAACCTGATTGACCTGGCCGAAGATCTCTCCGACAGTCGCGATTTCGCCCCGGCCTTCCTCGAGACCGGCCTGCTTGGCACGGATGACTTCCTCAATTACATCCCCTGGATGCAGGCCACCTACATCATGGCCGCCCATAATGACGCCCTACCCTACCTGCCCGCCGGGGCCGATTTGGACAACCTGACCTGGGAACAGTTCGCCGAATGGTGCCAGAACATTCTGGATGAGACAAGTGAACCGCGCTGCGGCCTGCCCCACGCCGGCCTTTTTAACCGTTTCCTGCAAGGTTACATGTGGCCCTCCTTCACCGGCGGCATGGTGGGCAACTTCCGCAGCAACGAAGCCATCGCCATGATGGAATGGGCGCGCGACAGCCTGTGGCCGACCATCCACCCCCAATCCATCAACTACAGCTTCATGCAAGAGGCGCTGTTGTCCGGCGAAGTATGGGTAGCTTTTGACCACACCGCCCGCCTGATTGACGCCTTCAACGCCGATCCGGATAACTTTATAGCCTTTGCAGCCCCGGCCGGTCCGGCCGGTCGCGGCTTCATGCCGGTGGTCGTTGGTCTCGGCATCCCGGCCGATGCGCCCAATCCGGCGGCTGGCGAGGCAGTCATCGAATTCCTCACCCGGCCGGACGTACAGGAAGCAGTCTTGAAAGAGTTGGGCTTCTTCCCGGTGGTCGGCGGGGTGGATTTCTCTGATTTACCGGCCGGGGTGGCCATTGAAGCGGCGGCGGTGACAGCGCAGGCCAACGCCCCGGATGCGCTCCCGGCGCTGCTGCCGGTGGGCCTAGGTGAACGCGGTGGCGAGATTAACCAGATCTACCGCAATGCGTTTGACCGGATTGTGTTGAATGGCGAAGAGATAACGGCCGTTCTCGACGAGGAAGGTAACAATCTGGCCACTCTGATGAACGAAACTGGCGCGCCTTGCTGGGCGCCAGACGCCGTCAGCGATGGTCCCTGCCCGGTCGCGCCATTGGGTGAAGCAACTGCCGCACCGGCCGCACCGCTGATGGTTGAGCAATCACCAGCCGTGTTCTTCTCCACCCAATTCGTCCCCGTCGAAGAGCAGGAAATCTTCCGCAGCATCCTGGCCGATGGCGGCTTCGACGTGACCGGCTCTGAGGAAGGCCCGCTGCTGGACCTGGTCCTGGCGGGCAGCCAGGCAGGCAGCGGCACGATTGACGTAGCGGGCGCACTGCACGGTACCTTCCCACCTCTGGCCAGCGCCGACGCTATGAGCAACCTAATTGACCTGGCCGAAGATTTGCAGGCCGACAGAGACATCGTCCCGGCCTTCCTGGAGACGGGTTTGCTGGGTAGCGACGACTTCCTCTACTACGTGCCCTGGATGCAGGCCACCTACATTATGGCCGCCCACAACGACGCCCTGGCCTATCTACCCGCCGGGGCCGACCTGAACGCCCTCACCTGGGAGCAGTTCGGCGAATGGTGTCAAAACTTGCTGGCCGAGACGGGCGAACCGCGCTGCGGCCTGCCCCACGCCGGGCTGTTCAATCGCTTCCTGCAGGGCTACATGTGGCCTTCCTTCACCGGCGGTATGGTCAGCACTTTCCAGAGCGACGAGGCGGCGGCGATGCTGGAATGGGCGCGGGATAGTCTGTGGCCGGCCGTGCATCCCCAATCGATCAATTACGCATTCATGCAAGAACCGCTGCTGGCCGGTGAAGTCTGGGTCGCTTTTGACCACACCGCCCGCCTGATTAACGCCTTCAACGCTGAACCGGATACGTTTGTGGCCTTCCCTGCCCCGGCGGGGCCGGCTGGCCGCGGCTTCATGCCGGTGGTCGTGGGGCTGGGTATCCCCGCCGACGCCCCTGACCCAGAGGCTGGCGCGGCGGTAATTGAGTACCTGACCCGGCCGGTGGTGCAGGAGCGCATCTTGAAAGAGTTGGGCTTCTTCCCGGTGGTCGGCGGTGTAGACTTTTCTGACTTGCCCGCAGGCGTGGCCCTTGAGGCCGGCGCGGTGACGGCGCAGGCCAATGCCCCGGACGCCTTACCGGCGCTGCTGCCGGTGGGCCTGGGCGAACGCGGCGGTGAGATCAACCAGATTTTCCGCAATGCTTTTGACCGGGTTGTCCTTAATGGCGAGGACATTGCCACCGTGTTGGCCGAAGAAGGGGCAAACTTGCAGGCGCTGATGGACGATACCGGCGCGGCCTGCTGGGCCCCAGACCCGCCCAGTGATGGCCCCTGCCAGGTTCAATAA
- a CDS encoding LacI family DNA-binding transcriptional regulator: MAVTLKDIAHKAGVSITTVSRGLADYDDVAVETRQQIRQIAQELGYRPNLLARRLQKQRTDTIGFILPTFGPRFSDPFFSEFLAGIGNETTAHEYDLLVSTHAPDSPGEQQAYQRAAQGGWVDGMIVVRTREDDARVRLLHKHNFPFVAFGRSCCDLDFPYVDEDSAAGMRLLVQHFIDLGHRRISFIAPPDNLMFGRLRREGFLETMAANGLVVAPEWLVAGDLTQRGGAEAAGQLLGAGLGITAVIASNDLMAIGAINRIQQHGLQVGHDIALGGFDDIPLAAYTSPPLTTIHQPIYEIGRQVCAMLIALVNGLLPTPAHILLEPTLIIRESSGPPITPLTSS; the protein is encoded by the coding sequence ATGGCCGTTACACTCAAGGACATCGCCCACAAAGCAGGCGTTTCCATTACTACTGTATCACGCGGGCTGGCTGACTATGACGATGTGGCAGTGGAAACACGCCAACAGATCCGTCAGATCGCCCAAGAGTTAGGCTACCGCCCCAACCTTCTGGCGCGCCGCCTGCAAAAGCAGCGCACCGACACCATTGGCTTCATCCTACCCACCTTTGGCCCCCGTTTTTCTGACCCCTTTTTCAGTGAATTTTTAGCCGGGATTGGCAACGAAACGACCGCCCACGAATATGATCTGCTCGTCTCCACCCACGCCCCTGATAGCCCTGGTGAACAGCAAGCATACCAACGCGCTGCCCAGGGCGGCTGGGTGGACGGGATGATTGTGGTGCGCACGCGAGAGGATGACGCCCGCGTCCGTCTGCTACATAAACATAACTTTCCCTTTGTCGCTTTTGGCCGTTCCTGCTGTGACCTGGATTTTCCTTACGTAGACGAGGACAGTGCTGCCGGGATGCGCTTGCTAGTGCAGCATTTTATTGACTTGGGGCATCGGCGTATCAGTTTTATCGCCCCGCCAGACAATCTGATGTTCGGCCGTTTGCGGCGTGAAGGGTTTCTGGAGACGATGGCCGCCAATGGGCTAGTCGTTGCCCCGGAGTGGCTGGTGGCGGGCGACCTGACGCAGCGGGGGGGCGCGGAAGCGGCTGGACAGTTGTTGGGGGCGGGGTTGGGGATAACGGCCGTTATCGCCAGCAACGATCTCATGGCCATTGGAGCCATCAACCGTATCCAACAGCACGGCCTGCAAGTCGGCCACGACATCGCTCTGGGTGGCTTCGATGACATCCCCCTGGCCGCCTATACCTCCCCACCCCTCACCACCATCCACCAACCCATTTACGAAATTGGCCGGCAAGTCTGCGCCATGCTCATCGCCCTGGTCAATGGTCTTTTGCCCACTCCAGCCCACATCCTGCTAGAGCCAACACTTATCATCCGTGAATCAAGCGGACCACCTATTACACCGCTGACTTCATCGTAG
- the tsaA gene encoding tRNA (N6-threonylcarbamoyladenosine(37)-N6)-methyltransferase TrmO: MFTQNSEETNTYTVQPIGTVHRPESGYCLHIAPPYRAGLKQLEHFSHVIVLWWADRQDTSESRREMTCYPPYAPDKLTGVFATRAEYRPNPIGLTVCEIIALDEANGIIQVRNVDAFEGTPILDLKGYFPVCDRVKDAHIPDWLDWGLDWLPEEGMGLYEEYEAAQAA; the protein is encoded by the coding sequence ATGTTTACCCAGAACAGTGAAGAAACAAACACCTACACCGTACAGCCCATCGGGACCGTGCATCGCCCGGAAAGTGGCTATTGCCTGCATATCGCCCCACCCTATCGCGCTGGCCTGAAGCAGTTAGAACACTTCAGCCACGTTATTGTCTTGTGGTGGGCCGATCGGCAGGACACGTCGGAAAGCCGGCGCGAGATGACCTGTTACCCGCCTTACGCGCCTGACAAGCTCACCGGCGTCTTCGCCACACGCGCCGAATATCGCCCAAACCCTATTGGCCTGACGGTCTGTGAAATCATCGCCCTGGATGAAGCCAACGGTATTATTCAGGTGCGCAACGTAGACGCCTTCGAGGGCACGCCTATTCTCGACCTCAAAGGCTACTTTCCGGTTTGTGATCGCGTGAAAGACGCCCACATTCCTGATTGGCTGGATTGGGGGTTGGATTGGCTGCCTGAAGAAGGCATGGGCCTGTACGAAGAATATGAGGCAGCGCAGGCCGCCTGA
- a CDS encoding GyrI-like domain-containing protein, with translation MNPQIVRKEQTWLAGFSFYGDPFRLSPGWTEENEIGRLWQRFMAYLASLDEAGRAFIARPGIAYEVHVYNEETRNSGLFEVFVGVKLAEGAPVPLEAVVKVLPATTYAVFTLRGQEIVGDWSLAIYGEWLPESGYELAHQYHIQYHDGSFKGFDYLDESSLDVYVPIRPKA, from the coding sequence ATGAACCCACAAATCGTACGCAAAGAACAGACGTGGCTGGCTGGTTTCAGTTTCTACGGCGACCCCTTCCGTCTCAGTCCTGGCTGGACGGAAGAAAACGAAATCGGCCGGCTCTGGCAGCGTTTCATGGCTTACCTGGCGAGTCTGGACGAAGCAGGCCGCGCCTTCATTGCCCGGCCCGGTATAGCTTACGAGGTGCACGTCTATAATGAGGAGACGCGCAACAGCGGCCTGTTTGAAGTCTTCGTCGGCGTTAAACTGGCCGAAGGCGCGCCAGTTCCCCTGGAAGCGGTCGTTAAGGTGTTGCCGGCGACCACCTATGCCGTATTTACGCTGCGTGGCCAGGAAATTGTGGGTGACTGGTCGCTGGCAATTTATGGCGAATGGTTACCTGAATCTGGCTACGAACTGGCTCACCAGTACCACATCCAGTATCACGATGGCAGCTTCAAAGGGTTCGACTACCTGGATGAATCGAGCCTGGACGTTTACGTTCCCATCCGCCCGAAAGCGTGA
- a CDS encoding AraC family transcriptional regulator, whose product MNRAWTFTFPSARKRDMAYLEAFPEATTTQLAMATAVQFIENHLHADIKVADMATAVHYSLFHFCRIFNQVTHHPPYDYLVRRRLTEAAHWLADGARVTEVALDCQFGSPEAFSRAFKRLFGLLPSQWQKSGWIDPRCFMTPLTPAHLAHRSNAASVRPQVVERPSRMLAGLMTAVDEAATAVPHLWQTLRECLDGALAQQPAWAVRHYVPHYPNVGVYYLAAVETAANIAFPPVLVNKTMPSGLYACFALPASVAARQLLNDYIYQTWLPQSRYQLSYPLEALAFTGWTGEPVSATLEIPIMPV is encoded by the coding sequence ATGAATCGAGCCTGGACGTTTACGTTCCCATCCGCCCGAAAGCGTGACATGGCCTATCTGGAAGCGTTTCCCGAAGCGACCACGACGCAGTTGGCGATGGCGACGGCCGTGCAGTTCATCGAAAACCATCTGCACGCTGACATCAAAGTAGCCGATATGGCCACGGCCGTTCACTATTCCCTCTTCCACTTTTGTCGCATCTTCAACCAGGTCACCCATCACCCCCCTTACGACTACCTTGTCCGTCGCCGTCTGACGGAGGCGGCGCACTGGCTGGCAGACGGCGCGCGTGTCACCGAGGTCGCTCTGGATTGCCAATTTGGCAGCCCGGAAGCGTTCTCGCGGGCCTTCAAACGTCTGTTTGGTCTGCTGCCCAGCCAGTGGCAAAAATCAGGCTGGATTGATCCCCGCTGCTTTATGACGCCGCTCACCCCGGCGCACCTGGCCCATCGCAGCAATGCGGCAAGTGTGCGGCCGCAGGTAGTAGAACGGCCGTCGCGCATGTTAGCCGGTCTGATGACGGCCGTGGATGAAGCGGCAACGGCCGTGCCCCACCTGTGGCAGACGCTGCGAGAGTGTTTAGACGGGGCGCTGGCGCAGCAGCCGGCCTGGGCCGTGCGTCACTACGTGCCCCACTATCCAAATGTCGGCGTCTACTACCTGGCCGCCGTGGAAACAGCCGCCAACATCGCTTTTCCCCCTGTGCTGGTTAACAAGACAATGCCGTCCGGCCTGTATGCCTGTTTCGCGCTCCCTGCCTCCGTTGCCGCGCGTCAGCTCCTGAACGACTATATCTATCAGACCTGGCTGCCGCAGTCCAGGTACCAACTCAGCTACCCACTGGAGGCTTTGGCTTTTACGGGGTGGACAGGGGAGCCTGTGTCCGCCACCCTGGAAATCCCCATCATGCCAGTGTGA
- a CDS encoding YcaQ family DNA glycosylase — MVTLTRQASRRLAISRQHLDAAERPCLLDLIRDLGCVQLDPIRHVERTHLLVLWSRLGAFDRAELERLRFEERALFEYWAHAASLVLMEEWPVHHWYMRHLQAKPESKWFEERREVLEPILADMMTEFRQAPKMSRELSLADDPRFDSRWWSGRYVPVLIDHLWSRGVITVYGRPHNNHRLWGLAEEFWPAWTPRETWSEEQVTRFAAQKAVRALGVATPKQIKQHYTRGRYPKLTAVLKKLVDEGVLLEATILGSEEMPLPGPWYLHREDTALLAQIQAEDWHGRTTLLSPFDNLICDRDRTEQLFDFYYRIEIYVPPNKRTYGYYVLPILHHDRLIGRIDAGMNRKTNTLHLHNVYAEEGAPGDGPTVQAISQAAAGLGQFLGAKDLTWGCVPDVWKELKLAL, encoded by the coding sequence ATGGTGACTTTGACCCGACAAGCGTCGCGACGACTGGCGATTTCACGACAACATTTAGATGCGGCGGAACGGCCGTGTCTGCTCGATCTCATCCGTGACTTGGGCTGTGTACAGTTAGACCCCATCCGGCACGTGGAGCGCACCCACTTGCTGGTCTTGTGGAGCCGTCTGGGGGCGTTCGACAGGGCCGAACTGGAACGGCTGCGGTTTGAAGAGCGGGCACTTTTCGAGTATTGGGCACACGCCGCGTCGTTGGTGCTGATGGAGGAATGGCCGGTACACCACTGGTATATGCGTCATTTGCAGGCAAAGCCAGAGTCCAAATGGTTTGAAGAGCGCCGTGAAGTGCTCGAACCAATACTGGCCGATATGATGACAGAATTTCGGCAGGCGCCGAAGATGTCACGCGAGTTGAGCCTGGCGGATGATCCGCGATTTGACAGTCGTTGGTGGAGTGGGCGCTATGTGCCGGTACTGATTGACCATCTTTGGTCGCGGGGAGTGATTACGGTTTACGGCCGTCCTCACAATAACCACCGGCTCTGGGGTCTGGCCGAAGAATTTTGGCCGGCGTGGACCCCACGCGAAACGTGGAGCGAGGAACAGGTGACGCGCTTTGCCGCGCAAAAAGCCGTGCGGGCATTAGGCGTGGCGACTCCCAAACAGATCAAGCAGCACTATACGAGAGGGCGCTATCCGAAACTAACGGCCGTGTTGAAAAAGCTGGTGGACGAAGGTGTATTATTGGAAGCAACCATCCTGGGCAGCGAGGAGATGCCCCTGCCCGGCCCCTGGTACTTACACCGGGAAGATACCGCCCTGCTGGCCCAGATTCAGGCCGAAGACTGGCACGGCCGTACCACCCTGCTCTCCCCCTTCGACAACCTGATTTGCGACCGTGACCGCACCGAGCAGTTATTCGATTTCTACTACCGCATTGAAATCTATGTGCCACCCAACAAGCGGACGTATGGGTATTACGTGCTGCCCATCTTGCACCACGACCGCCTGATTGGACGCATTGACGCCGGCATGAACCGAAAAACCAACACCCTGCATCTGCACAACGTGTATGCGGAGGAGGGAGCGCCAGGCGATGGGCCAACAGTACAGGCCATTTCTCAGGCCGCGGCCGGGTTGGGGCAGTTTTTGGGCGCAAAAGACCTGACATGGGGTTGCGTGCCTGATGTTTGGAAAGAACTAAAGCTGGCTCTTTAG
- a CDS encoding Tn3 family transposase: protein MQVDRNYVDTHGQSDVAFAFCHLLGFQLMPRFKNMHEQKLCLPDKDMAALYPNLALILQAAIDWELIRQQYDEMVKYKTALRLGTVEAEAILKRFARSNQQHPTYKALSELGRAIKTVFLCNYLMHESVRREIQEGLNVVENWNSANSFIYYGRHGEVSTNDVDAQEIAVRPCTYCKPAWSM, encoded by the coding sequence ATGCAAGTGGATCGCAACTATGTGGATACACATGGACAGAGTGATGTTGCCTTTGCCTTTTGTCACCTGTTGGGCTTCCAATTGATGCCGCGTTTCAAGAATATGCATGAGCAAAAGCTCTGCTTGCCCGACAAGGATATGGCCGCTCTATATCCTAATTTGGCGCTTATTCTGCAGGCGGCAATTGATTGGGAATTGATCCGGCAGCAATATGATGAAATGGTGAAGTACAAAACGGCACTGCGTTTGGGCACGGTCGAAGCCGAAGCCATCCTCAAACGGTTCGCCCGGTCTAACCAGCAGCATCCTACATACAAGGCGCTATCAGAGTTGGGACGCGCTATCAAAACGGTTTTTCTCTGCAACTATTTGATGCATGAATCGGTTCGGCGTGAGATTCAGGAAGGGTTGAATGTTGTCGAGAATTGGAATAGCGCCAATAGCTTCATCTATTACGGTCGTCATGGCGAAGTCAGTACAAACGATGTTGATGCTCAGGAAATCGCCGTTCGTCCATGCACTTACTGCAAGCCTGCCTGGTCTATGTGA